One Deltaproteobacteria bacterium DNA window includes the following coding sequences:
- a CDS encoding outer membrane beta-barrel domain-containing protein, translating into MIGRKTAAATILLSAVLLASAPASADVTSEQGGELYSIERRNLMGSHEISFLVGVLPMDAFAKGLTLQGAYTYHFSHLIAWEILGGTYSFNLDTGLEKHLKETFDVQPEKEGQLYAMLQSNFVFKPLYGKLALANDRLLATELFFEVGPALGFFTAAIPVGFNAGVGLRFFLGKYFSLRFDIRDYLFLPDFKSVKNHLYLSLGLSLTFGFADEVPHEE; encoded by the coding sequence ATGATCGGGCGAAAGACCGCCGCGGCGACAATCCTGCTGTCAGCCGTCCTCCTGGCGAGCGCACCCGCGTCCGCCGACGTGACCAGCGAGCAGGGGGGCGAGCTCTACTCCATCGAGCGCCGAAACCTAATGGGCAGCCACGAGATCTCGTTTCTCGTCGGAGTCCTGCCGATGGACGCCTTCGCGAAGGGCCTGACCCTCCAGGGCGCCTACACCTATCACTTCAGCCACCTCATCGCCTGGGAGATCCTCGGCGGCACCTACTCCTTCAACCTCGACACCGGCCTCGAGAAGCACCTGAAGGAGACCTTCGACGTGCAGCCCGAGAAGGAGGGGCAGCTGTACGCCATGCTCCAGTCGAACTTCGTCTTCAAGCCGCTCTACGGCAAGCTGGCGCTGGCCAACGACCGCTTGCTCGCGACGGAGCTCTTCTTCGAGGTGGGTCCGGCGCTCGGGTTCTTCACCGCGGCGATCCCCGTCGGCTTCAACGCCGGCGTGGGGCTCCGCTTCTTCCTCGGCAAGTACTTCTCGCTGCGGTTCGACATCCGCGATTACCTCTTCTTGCCCGACTTCAAGTCGGTGAAGAACCATCTCTACCTGTCTTTGGGGCTGAGCCTGACCTTCGGCTTCGCCGACGAGGTGCCCCATGAGGAATAG
- a CDS encoding outer membrane beta-barrel domain-containing protein, translating to MAKRFRTHTLAVVAALVALPTATLAKGTDPDWEETDKLPAVQNRRYRMEHEFNLGIGVLPVDAFYKGLTASGGYAWHITDLWAVEGRGYYSQNFKTSLRDKLENNFGEPPSKFAQVRWYAELGLLFKPLYGKLAFLNNQQVYGEVFLSAAAVVSRMDGGKATEAEPQGQGPRMAFGGAPGFGFRGWLSERWSLRFDFRSHIVAAAGELYYPITLTLSLALSTRSDL from the coding sequence ATGGCTAAACGCTTTCGGACGCACACGCTGGCGGTGGTTGCAGCGCTCGTCGCACTTCCCACCGCGACGCTCGCCAAGGGTACGGATCCCGACTGGGAGGAGACCGACAAGCTCCCGGCGGTTCAGAACCGGCGCTACCGCATGGAGCACGAGTTCAACCTCGGCATCGGAGTGCTGCCCGTCGACGCCTTCTACAAGGGTCTTACCGCGTCGGGGGGCTACGCGTGGCACATCACGGACCTCTGGGCCGTCGAGGGGCGGGGTTACTACTCCCAGAACTTCAAGACCTCGCTCCGCGACAAGCTGGAGAACAACTTCGGCGAGCCGCCGAGCAAGTTCGCCCAGGTGCGCTGGTACGCGGAGCTCGGCCTGCTCTTCAAGCCGCTCTACGGAAAGCTCGCCTTCCTCAACAACCAGCAGGTCTACGGCGAGGTCTTCCTCTCCGCCGCCGCGGTGGTCTCGCGCATGGACGGCGGGAAGGCCACGGAAGCCGAGCCGCAAGGACAGGGGCCGCGCATGGCCTTCGGGGGCGCTCCGGGCTTCGGGTTTCGCGGCTGGCTGAGCGAGCGGTGGTCCCTCCGCTTCGACTTCCGCTCGCACATCGTCGCCGCCGCGGGCGAGCTCTACTACCCGATCACCCTCACCCTGAGCCTCGCCCTCTCCACCAGGAGCGACCTATGA
- a CDS encoding AgmX/PglI C-terminal domain-containing protein, translating to MSKREAGAVEVFVFKGSRFLGSRCFTQRTIVIGRGSGATLKLSDPGISEKHAIVRVEGGTVVLADNKSKTGVYVNGERIDVRKINSFDEITIGSFRIKLALMGSEEEDHGFGHERSATDTQGGLHPDLQEAGDDEGRTRVRAAPEPEEARTGATVPRITPAARRKSPSAVVGESDAPARGRPAEPKGRTRAARGDQGAEEEFAADPRTRREGPGKKARPAARPPADETDEPAAKRKKGLFGRARPEEDEEELASDHGQDTMAELDLGPAPADVAPPGGALGDDEDEDEAWVPPFSLLENVVRERFKTQLSAAGEEIVEVIRYRDGDILDLMRAEAGKGVSVGHDDFTLVVMEPDGRAQLYFQKGFSGTVVSGGKARPIKKLCVDKYLVSEKDELYAVELQDKDYAQVIRDEAGYLVRFVRPPLVPQAPFKPHFSLQGVQAFVGSLAFHFLVFVLLGFTSSSSEELKVADDAERFAQVDMKDLKMEKPPEEEKKPDPEPEPEPEQPPETVPEKPKKIEQPKHTPKKPVKVVRQPEPREPSPPRPSKEERARAAAQQKQVGNVLSALQNIKPAGGPGRADLKSLASNISAVRAPSGTASDFKVSGVIGKLPGNAVRLSGGFGGSGGRDTKVGTQLLRGSNVGSIKAIAGTGTRVRGRVGKAPTRAISATGGVLSREAIQKVVAEHMAAIQACYERQLIHNPGLAGKVVFDWVISTSGSVSSARMVSSSVANPAVASCILGEIRTWHFPQPQGGSVQVRYPFVFRIQGF from the coding sequence ATGAGCAAGCGCGAAGCGGGCGCGGTCGAGGTCTTCGTCTTCAAGGGCAGCCGGTTCCTCGGCTCGCGCTGCTTCACGCAGCGAACGATCGTCATCGGTCGCGGCTCGGGGGCGACGCTGAAGCTCAGCGATCCGGGGATCTCGGAGAAGCACGCCATCGTGCGCGTCGAGGGAGGCACGGTCGTCCTCGCCGACAACAAGAGCAAGACGGGCGTGTACGTGAACGGCGAGCGCATCGACGTTCGCAAGATCAATTCGTTCGACGAGATCACGATCGGCTCCTTCCGCATCAAGCTGGCGCTCATGGGCTCCGAGGAGGAGGACCACGGCTTCGGCCACGAGCGCAGCGCGACGGACACCCAAGGGGGGCTGCACCCCGACCTCCAGGAGGCGGGCGACGACGAGGGACGGACGCGCGTCCGGGCAGCGCCCGAGCCCGAGGAGGCCCGCACGGGGGCCACGGTTCCCCGCATCACGCCCGCCGCGCGACGGAAGAGCCCGTCAGCCGTCGTCGGTGAGAGCGACGCGCCCGCCCGGGGTCGCCCGGCCGAGCCCAAGGGGCGGACGCGCGCTGCACGAGGCGACCAGGGGGCCGAAGAGGAGTTCGCAGCGGATCCACGCACGCGCCGGGAGGGTCCGGGCAAGAAGGCCCGCCCCGCCGCGCGACCGCCAGCCGACGAGACGGACGAGCCGGCGGCCAAGCGTAAGAAGGGCCTTTTCGGTCGCGCGCGCCCCGAGGAGGACGAGGAGGAGCTGGCCTCGGACCACGGGCAGGACACTATGGCCGAGCTGGATCTCGGCCCGGCCCCCGCCGACGTGGCCCCACCGGGCGGCGCCCTCGGTGACGACGAGGACGAGGACGAGGCCTGGGTGCCCCCCTTCTCGCTGCTCGAGAACGTCGTGCGCGAGCGGTTCAAGACCCAGCTCTCGGCCGCGGGAGAGGAGATCGTCGAGGTCATTCGCTACCGCGACGGCGACATCCTCGACCTGATGCGCGCCGAGGCGGGCAAGGGCGTCTCCGTCGGCCACGACGACTTCACCCTGGTGGTGATGGAGCCCGACGGTCGCGCGCAGCTTTACTTCCAGAAGGGCTTCTCGGGCACGGTGGTGAGCGGCGGGAAGGCCCGGCCGATCAAGAAGCTCTGCGTGGACAAGTATCTGGTGAGCGAGAAGGACGAGCTCTACGCCGTCGAGCTGCAGGACAAGGACTACGCCCAGGTGATCCGAGACGAGGCGGGCTACCTCGTTCGGTTCGTTCGCCCACCGCTCGTTCCGCAGGCCCCGTTCAAGCCGCACTTCAGTCTGCAGGGGGTCCAGGCCTTCGTCGGCAGCCTGGCCTTCCACTTCCTAGTCTTCGTACTCCTCGGGTTCACCTCCTCGAGCAGCGAGGAGCTGAAGGTAGCGGACGACGCCGAGCGCTTCGCCCAGGTCGACATGAAAGACCTGAAGATGGAGAAGCCGCCGGAGGAAGAGAAGAAGCCGGATCCCGAGCCGGAGCCGGAGCCCGAACAGCCGCCCGAGACGGTGCCCGAGAAGCCGAAGAAGATCGAGCAGCCGAAGCACACGCCGAAGAAGCCAGTGAAGGTGGTCCGGCAGCCGGAGCCGAGGGAGCCCTCCCCTCCCCGCCCGAGCAAGGAAGAGCGGGCGCGCGCGGCAGCGCAGCAGAAGCAGGTCGGGAACGTGCTCTCGGCCCTGCAGAACATCAAGCCCGCGGGCGGCCCCGGCCGCGCCGACCTGAAGTCGCTCGCCAGCAACATCTCCGCGGTGCGGGCCCCCTCCGGCACGGCGTCCGACTTCAAGGTCTCGGGGGTGATCGGCAAGCTTCCCGGCAACGCGGTACGACTCTCCGGCGGCTTCGGCGGATCGGGCGGCCGCGACACGAAGGTGGGAACGCAGCTGCTGCGCGGGTCGAACGTGGGCTCGATCAAGGCCATCGCCGGCACCGGGACGCGCGTACGCGGCCGGGTCGGCAAGGCGCCGACGCGCGCTATCTCTGCGACGGGCGGCGTCCTCTCGCGCGAGGCGATCCAGAAGGTCGTGGCCGAACACATGGCCGCCATCCAGGCCTGCTACGAACGCCAGCTCATCCACAATCCGGGGCTAGCCGGAAAGGTCGTCTTCGATTGGGTCATCTCCACCTCGGGCAGCGTGTCCTCCGCGCGCATGGTGTCGTCCAGCGTGGCCAACCCCGCGGTGGCCTCGTGTATCTTGGGTGAAATCCGTACCTGGCACTTTCCCCAGCCCCAGGGGGGCTCGGTACAAGTTCGCTACCCGTTCGTCTTCCGCATCCAGGGCTTCTAG
- a CDS encoding VWA domain-containing protein has protein sequence MTYRKPVVGLLVATALTSALLGACTDAGLYQWKRDPYQANKLTVSGTVCSDDPRQRNFPVKILFMIDTSQSLASDANDPSGFRGKAVDDITTTWGKNPNYSFGIIAFGAKARNLIDEGFTRDSSKLSSAAASVQSSGGAGTAAGCIAGRCRDLRAAMSLANSIITGDILSGNPGLVARTTYVLVLFSGGSPVPAMSRCACRDKQTETLVDNWQGCPWTECDGCKVTCPASTTCKDTQCFPVCNPECDDRQFCDTDFVCKDKDDSFSGNPTVPPVSGQPVGIPDTFTQWYLPAKHGLDASKLGGAKSCQLACVYPAGGHPDSCEERQLIATVRELRDFAKKNGAAQLQLHTTYLPDKEQRQAPDPFLPPCNDPAADEARTVRLLSEMAFAGDGGFTQFGQASAITFKDVDLHTSRDALVIKELVVTNANVMTDAQGIHADSDQDGLPDEVEQKIGLCQSDRDTDGDGLGDAVEVKLSTDPLVPNDPVECVDLIATQTPGEDLCKPGTSKSWKTYEDKDKDSLNACEERLLGTEDSLFDSDADGIPDKVEFVAGTNYLEVDPLRDADFDGVVNREEVRGHTDPRSNDAQGQLDLAYRYEEVDEGVKTVHSYSQPPTITGVMLKNVSAQSAPGVGYLRFNPGPPPTLSWRSPADMGPGGDFGPPVDISKNNNEGYQLVSKPNKEHFVTVLVEGPASYPPKELIDKIVISAAPRNCLRFRVRNITLLDTAKDPELKTTGNNTVFIFFAEAPKNAKDGFGIFRVASVRLNYTKGPPESRTPKAAELSFADDDFVLFE, from the coding sequence ATGACCTATCGCAAGCCTGTAGTCGGCCTTCTCGTGGCCACGGCGCTGACGAGTGCCCTCCTCGGCGCGTGCACAGACGCTGGCCTCTATCAATGGAAGCGAGACCCCTACCAGGCGAACAAGCTCACCGTCTCCGGAACCGTGTGCAGCGACGATCCCCGGCAGAGGAACTTCCCGGTGAAGATCCTCTTCATGATCGACACCAGCCAGTCGCTCGCCTCCGACGCCAACGACCCGAGCGGCTTCCGCGGCAAGGCCGTCGACGACATCACCACCACGTGGGGCAAGAACCCGAACTACTCGTTCGGCATCATCGCGTTCGGCGCGAAGGCGCGAAATCTGATCGACGAGGGATTCACGCGCGACTCGTCGAAGCTGAGCTCCGCCGCGGCGTCGGTCCAATCCTCGGGGGGCGCCGGTACCGCCGCGGGTTGCATCGCCGGAAGGTGCCGCGACCTGCGGGCCGCGATGAGCCTCGCCAACAGCATCATCACGGGGGACATCCTCTCGGGGAATCCGGGGCTCGTCGCCCGCACGACCTACGTGCTCGTGCTCTTCTCGGGGGGCTCGCCCGTCCCCGCGATGAGCCGCTGCGCGTGCCGCGACAAACAGACCGAGACGCTCGTGGACAACTGGCAGGGCTGCCCGTGGACCGAGTGCGACGGCTGCAAGGTCACCTGCCCGGCCAGCACCACGTGCAAGGACACCCAGTGCTTCCCGGTGTGCAACCCCGAGTGCGACGACCGGCAGTTCTGCGACACCGACTTCGTGTGCAAGGACAAGGACGACAGCTTCAGCGGGAACCCGACGGTGCCACCCGTGTCGGGGCAGCCCGTCGGCATCCCGGACACGTTCACGCAATGGTACCTCCCGGCGAAACACGGGCTCGACGCCTCCAAGCTGGGCGGCGCGAAGAGCTGCCAGCTCGCCTGCGTCTATCCCGCCGGAGGGCACCCGGATTCCTGCGAGGAGCGGCAGCTCATCGCCACCGTGCGCGAGCTGCGCGACTTCGCGAAGAAGAACGGCGCCGCACAGCTGCAGCTGCACACCACCTACCTCCCCGACAAGGAGCAGCGTCAGGCCCCGGACCCGTTCCTCCCGCCCTGCAACGACCCCGCCGCCGACGAGGCGCGGACGGTGCGCCTGCTCAGCGAGATGGCCTTCGCCGGCGACGGGGGATTCACGCAGTTCGGACAGGCGAGCGCCATCACCTTCAAGGACGTGGATCTGCACACCAGTCGGGACGCTCTCGTGATCAAGGAGCTCGTCGTGACGAACGCCAACGTCATGACCGACGCGCAGGGGATCCACGCCGACTCGGACCAGGACGGGCTCCCCGACGAGGTGGAACAGAAGATCGGGCTCTGTCAGAGCGACCGCGATACCGACGGCGACGGGCTCGGCGACGCCGTGGAGGTGAAGCTCTCGACGGATCCGCTGGTCCCCAACGACCCCGTCGAATGCGTCGACCTCATCGCCACGCAGACGCCGGGAGAGGATCTGTGCAAGCCCGGCACGAGCAAGAGCTGGAAGACCTACGAGGACAAGGACAAGGACTCGCTCAACGCCTGCGAGGAGCGGCTCCTCGGCACCGAGGATTCGCTGTTCGACAGCGACGCGGACGGGATCCCGGACAAGGTGGAGTTCGTGGCCGGGACCAACTACCTCGAGGTGGATCCCTTGCGCGACGCCGACTTCGACGGGGTGGTGAACCGCGAGGAGGTTCGCGGCCACACGGACCCACGCTCGAACGACGCGCAGGGGCAGCTCGACCTCGCCTACCGCTACGAGGAGGTGGACGAGGGGGTCAAGACGGTGCACAGCTACAGCCAGCCCCCGACGATCACCGGGGTCATGCTCAAGAACGTCTCGGCGCAGTCGGCTCCCGGCGTGGGGTACCTGCGCTTCAACCCGGGCCCGCCCCCGACGCTCTCCTGGCGCAGCCCGGCCGACATGGGACCCGGCGGGGACTTCGGGCCGCCCGTCGACATCAGCAAGAACAACAACGAGGGCTACCAGCTCGTCTCGAAGCCCAACAAGGAGCACTTCGTCACCGTGCTGGTCGAGGGTCCGGCCTCGTATCCGCCGAAGGAGCTGATCGACAAGATCGTGATCAGCGCCGCCCCACGCAATTGCCTGCGGTTTCGAGTTCGTAACATCACTTTGCTCGACACGGCGAAGGACCCCGAGCTCAAGACCACGGGGAACAACACCGTCTTCATCTTCTTCGCCGAAGCGCCGAAGAACGCGAAGGACGGCTTCGGCATCTTTCGCGTGGCGAGCGTGCGACTCAACTACACCAAGGGTCCCCCCGAATCGCGGACCCCCAAGGCCGCAGAGCTGTCGTTCGCCGACGACGACTTCGTCCTGTTCGAATGA
- a CDS encoding protein kinase gives MSAAGPQPTQPTVFGRYELLELLAKGGMAEVFRARLATAAGAEKHLCIKRILPALSSNSDFMSLFVQEAKIALPLTHGNITQVFDFGEVEGVYFLAMEYIRGQNLHQVLRRVAEGGQRLDVPAVLFIAAEVCKGLQYAHAYTDATGTNRAVIHRDVTPHNVLISYNGEVKLTDFGIALAATKAGTADGVVRGKPCYLAPEQLDGEPAAPRGDIYSLGALLYEALSGRRPYDGESEAEILERARTDEVKPPSHYNPEVDFALDQIVLKAMARSPAERHQRAGDLQVALTQYLHGRWPDYTAEKLGHVMRDLFAWELAQAGPSSDALRDRLLLQLAKAGIKVDAATASTEDLLSMGTVAISAAKAATRPKRERHAWPWVAGALAAAVALGIAVWVGVFGEPHGGATLTGREPSTPPVAPPTEHLVPPSLKAEEGGATAAPEAPPEAREPKDPAPHRRAGRGTAPARGEEVAALNCNSWPWSVVYLNGRRLRGNTPIYGVKVAPGRHRLKFVNPELGLSREVTVDVEAGNTKTVAVSLQQ, from the coding sequence GTGAGTGCGGCGGGTCCTCAGCCGACGCAGCCCACCGTTTTCGGCCGCTACGAGCTTCTCGAGCTGCTCGCGAAAGGGGGAATGGCGGAGGTCTTCCGGGCGCGGCTCGCTACGGCGGCCGGGGCCGAGAAGCATCTGTGCATCAAGCGCATCTTGCCGGCGCTGTCGAGCAACAGCGATTTCATGTCGCTCTTCGTGCAAGAGGCCAAGATCGCGCTGCCCCTGACGCACGGCAACATCACCCAGGTCTTCGACTTCGGCGAGGTGGAGGGCGTCTACTTCCTCGCGATGGAGTACATCCGGGGGCAGAACCTGCATCAGGTGCTGCGTCGCGTGGCCGAGGGGGGACAGCGGCTGGACGTGCCGGCTGTGCTCTTCATCGCGGCGGAGGTCTGCAAGGGCCTGCAGTACGCGCACGCGTACACGGACGCCACCGGGACGAACCGCGCCGTCATCCATCGCGACGTGACGCCGCACAACGTGCTCATCTCGTACAACGGCGAGGTGAAGCTGACGGACTTCGGCATCGCGCTGGCCGCGACCAAGGCCGGTACCGCCGACGGCGTGGTCCGCGGCAAGCCCTGCTACCTCGCCCCCGAACAGCTCGACGGAGAGCCGGCCGCTCCGCGGGGCGACATCTACTCCCTCGGCGCGCTGCTCTACGAGGCACTCTCGGGCCGGCGGCCCTACGACGGTGAGAGCGAAGCGGAGATCCTCGAGCGCGCGCGCACGGACGAGGTGAAGCCGCCCAGCCACTACAATCCGGAGGTCGACTTCGCGCTCGACCAGATCGTGCTCAAGGCCATGGCTCGGAGCCCCGCGGAGCGCCATCAGCGGGCGGGGGACCTGCAGGTGGCGCTCACGCAGTACCTCCACGGGAGATGGCCGGACTACACCGCGGAGAAGCTCGGTCACGTGATGCGCGATCTCTTCGCGTGGGAGCTCGCCCAGGCCGGACCGTCGTCGGACGCCCTGCGCGACCGGTTGCTCCTCCAGCTCGCGAAGGCGGGCATCAAGGTGGATGCGGCCACCGCGAGCACCGAGGACCTGCTGTCGATGGGGACCGTGGCCATCTCGGCGGCGAAGGCCGCGACGCGCCCGAAGCGTGAGCGGCACGCCTGGCCCTGGGTCGCGGGGGCGCTGGCGGCAGCGGTGGCGCTGGGCATCGCCGTCTGGGTGGGAGTTTTCGGCGAGCCGCACGGAGGGGCCACGCTGACCGGTCGCGAGCCCTCCACGCCGCCGGTCGCGCCGCCCACCGAGCACCTCGTGCCTCCCTCGCTGAAGGCCGAGGAGGGAGGAGCGACGGCGGCTCCGGAGGCGCCCCCCGAGGCGCGCGAGCCGAAGGATCCCGCGCCGCACCGGCGCGCGGGGCGTGGCACCGCGCCCGCCCGAGGTGAAGAGGTCGCGGCACTCAACTGCAACAGCTGGCCCTGGTCGGTGGTGTACCTGAACGGGCGCCGGCTGCGCGGGAACACGCCCATCTACGGCGTGAAGGTCGCGCCCGGGCGCCATCGGTTGAAGTTCGTCAATCCGGAGCTCGGGCTGAGCCGCGAGGTGACCGTCGACGTGGAGGCGGGGAACACCAAGACGGTTGCGGTGTCGTTGCAGCAATGA
- a CDS encoding response regulator: MGSMEQPARILLVDDEPLILSAYQRTLRGLGVELEVAEGPLQGLRLLEGRAADVVIADYRMPGMNGDAFLEQVRQRWPDTVRILVTAYTDVHMVEDVVRRGGVFRFLTKPCEAQKLKEAVNEAIDQHRRVLATHRDSAKLKLDLHSYRHLFDSSPEPMMIADLDGRLAEVNEAFSRSAGESREEALRARPTIMCGREAPGCPWETIRASLERDAQWSGEVRHGDRFALLSISTLRDGEGKPYAYAAIEKDVTAQRHLEQASRAAQYEVILALAKLAEYRDPETGAHLERMRRYSQTLAREIARSPKYQGQLDPDYAEAIFYSSPLHDIGKVGIPDSVLLKPGKLTPEEWVTMQRHANIGAEVLAVAGDTLSHKTWLALARVIALQHHEKMDGSGYPNGLKGEEIDISARVVALADAYDAITSRRVYKAALPHEEARRRILESSGSHFDPDVVEAFLRCEAEFVAIKERYTDLEAEELHEKERYLSLAHAPAAS; this comes from the coding sequence ATGGGGAGCATGGAACAGCCGGCGCGCATCCTTCTCGTAGACGACGAGCCGCTCATCCTCTCCGCCTACCAGCGGACCCTGCGAGGACTGGGGGTCGAGCTCGAAGTCGCGGAGGGGCCGCTCCAGGGGCTGAGGCTCCTCGAGGGACGGGCCGCGGACGTGGTCATCGCCGACTACCGCATGCCCGGCATGAACGGGGACGCGTTTCTCGAGCAGGTCCGGCAGCGCTGGCCCGACACGGTACGCATCCTGGTGACGGCGTACACCGACGTACATATGGTCGAGGACGTCGTGCGGCGCGGAGGCGTGTTCCGCTTTCTCACCAAGCCCTGCGAGGCGCAGAAACTGAAGGAAGCGGTCAACGAGGCCATCGACCAGCACCGTCGGGTGCTCGCGACCCACCGCGACTCGGCCAAGTTGAAGCTCGACCTGCACAGTTATCGGCACCTCTTCGACAGCTCTCCCGAGCCGATGATGATCGCCGACCTGGACGGCCGGCTAGCCGAGGTGAACGAGGCCTTCAGTCGCTCCGCGGGGGAGAGCCGCGAGGAAGCCCTGCGCGCACGCCCCACGATCATGTGCGGCCGTGAGGCTCCGGGGTGCCCCTGGGAGACGATCCGCGCGTCCCTCGAGCGGGACGCGCAGTGGTCCGGTGAAGTCCGTCACGGCGATAGGTTCGCGCTGCTCAGCATCTCCACGCTTCGGGACGGCGAGGGGAAGCCCTACGCCTACGCCGCGATCGAGAAGGACGTCACGGCGCAGCGGCACCTCGAACAGGCCAGCCGTGCCGCGCAGTACGAGGTCATCCTCGCCCTCGCGAAGCTGGCCGAGTACCGCGACCCCGAGACGGGAGCGCACCTCGAGCGAATGCGTCGCTACAGCCAGACCCTCGCGCGGGAGATCGCTCGCTCGCCCAAGTACCAGGGCCAGCTCGACCCGGACTACGCCGAAGCCATCTTCTACTCGAGCCCGCTCCACGACATCGGCAAGGTAGGTATCCCCGACTCCGTGCTGCTCAAGCCCGGCAAGCTCACGCCCGAGGAGTGGGTGACGATGCAGCGGCACGCCAACATCGGGGCCGAGGTGCTCGCCGTCGCCGGAGACACGCTGTCGCACAAGACCTGGCTGGCGCTGGCGCGCGTCATCGCGCTGCAGCACCACGAGAAGATGGACGGCTCGGGGTACCCGAACGGCCTCAAGGGCGAGGAGATCGACATCTCGGCGCGCGTCGTGGCCCTGGCCGACGCCTACGACGCGATCACCTCCCGGCGCGTCTACAAGGCCGCGCTTCCGCACGAGGAGGCGAGGCGGCGCATCCTCGAGTCCTCCGGGTCGCACTTCGATCCCGACGTGGTGGAGGCCTTCCTGCGCTGCGAGGCGGAGTTCGTGGCGATCAAGGAGCGCTACACCGACCTCGAGGCGGAGGAGCTCCACGAGAAGGAGCGCTACCTGAGTCTGGCCCACGCGCCTGCGGCAAGCTGA
- a CDS encoding citrate synthase, whose product MGTAKLIVEGQEFELPIIEGTEGERAIDIGNLRDRTGLITLDPSLANTGACKSSVTFIDGEKGILRYRGYPIEEVASRARFTEVCYLLIYGHRPSKEELTKFRAQMTYHTLIHEDMKKFFEGYPPTAHPMAIMAAMLASLSTFYRESDRPEDIELNIIRILAKAKTVAAFSYKKSIGQPFVYPRNDLSYPANFLRMMFAVPAEDYQVPKVLEEALNVLLILHADHEQNCSTSTMRMVGSSEANLFASVSAAVCALWGARHGGANQEVIEMLEQVHAAGDDCKTYLSKVKDKKTGIRLMGFGHRVYKNFDPRAKILKAAADRIFDQLGISDPTLELAKHLEEAALSDPYFVERKLYPNVDFYSGIIYRAMGIPTNMFTVMFALGRVPGWIAQWKEMREDPTGYRIQRPRQVYMGATKRTFEDWGTK is encoded by the coding sequence ATGGGCACAGCCAAACTGATCGTGGAAGGCCAAGAGTTCGAGCTTCCAATCATCGAGGGTACGGAGGGCGAGCGGGCAATCGACATCGGCAATCTTCGGGATCGAACGGGGCTCATCACCCTGGATCCCAGCCTCGCGAACACGGGCGCGTGCAAGAGCAGCGTCACGTTCATCGACGGGGAGAAAGGAATCCTGCGCTACCGAGGCTACCCCATCGAGGAGGTGGCCTCGCGGGCCCGCTTCACGGAGGTCTGCTACCTCCTCATCTACGGACACCGGCCGAGCAAGGAAGAGCTCACGAAGTTCCGCGCGCAGATGACCTATCACACGCTGATCCACGAAGACATGAAGAAGTTCTTCGAGGGTTACCCGCCGACGGCTCACCCGATGGCCATCATGGCGGCCATGCTGGCCTCGCTCTCGACGTTCTATCGCGAGTCCGACCGTCCCGAGGACATCGAGCTCAACATCATTCGCATCCTGGCCAAGGCGAAGACCGTCGCCGCGTTCTCCTACAAGAAGTCGATCGGCCAGCCCTTCGTCTACCCGCGCAACGACCTGAGCTACCCCGCCAACTTCCTGCGCATGATGTTCGCAGTCCCCGCCGAGGACTACCAGGTGCCGAAGGTCCTCGAGGAGGCGCTGAACGTCCTGCTCATCCTGCACGCCGACCACGAGCAGAACTGCAGCACCTCGACCATGCGCATGGTGGGCAGCAGCGAAGCGAACCTGTTCGCCTCCGTCTCGGCTGCGGTCTGCGCGCTCTGGGGGGCACGCCACGGTGGCGCCAACCAGGAAGTGATCGAGATGCTGGAGCAGGTGCACGCGGCCGGCGACGACTGCAAGACCTACCTCAGCAAGGTGAAGGATAAGAAGACGGGCATCCGGCTGATGGGCTTCGGCCACCGAGTCTACAAGAACTTCGACCCCCGGGCGAAGATCCTGAAAGCGGCGGCGGACCGGATCTTCGACCAGCTCGGCATCTCGGACCCCACGCTCGAGCTGGCCAAGCACCTCGAGGAGGCGGCGCTCTCCGACCCCTACTTCGTGGAGCGCAAGCTCTATCCGAACGTGGACTTCTACAGCGGGATCATCTACCGGGCCATGGGCATCCCCACCAACATGTTCACGGTGATGTTCGCGCTCGGGCGGGTACCGGGCTGGATCGCCCAGTGGAAGGAGATGCGTGAGGATCCGACGGGATATCGGATCCAGCGTCCGCGCCAGGTCTACATGGGGGCGACCAAGCGGACCTTCGAAGACTGGGGTACGAAGTAG